In Tachysurus vachellii isolate PV-2020 chromosome 12, HZAU_Pvac_v1, whole genome shotgun sequence, the DNA window ATGGTGCTAATCTTCATGTCTTTATTCATAACTCCATAAACTGTATCAAGTCTATTTAAATACTGATATCATCTCTTCTGAACAACCAACAGTTTAATGTCAATATTGTGTCCTGATGTGTGTGTCCAAATGATTTGCTCACCTTTCTAGATATTGTCATTCAGCTCGACAGAGTTGTATGGGACCCTGAAAATAGGAAAAATAGGAACAAAAATGTCCTAGACAaactgtgtgtctgttctgttccATCTTTGTGTAGGATGGAACACAGTTTAACAAGAGTACATCTAAAACCACTAAAAATGAAAACTGTGAACTGCTAGACTGTGTATAGTAAGATGTCAACTGTCAACTCCCACAGAACCTAGGCTTGTCATAGAAAGCTGCTCTGCTGAAGCACTCATGACAGCTCAGCagtgacagtgagtgtgtttatacaaTAGTCTGATTTGACAACAATCTGATTAATGTGTTTATGGAAAGTTCAATAATCAAAACACATCAACAGTTGGATTTAGGCACTAACAGACTCAGAGTctgatgttaataaaaaaaatgaaataaaaaaggagtTATCAGAGTGTTacatatttttaatacttttattgGTGATCTACACAAATTGTTTACCATGTTTACACCACCATACTGCATCACATTAGCCACACTTTTAACCTAGCATCAGAATTATCATTAAAATCAGAGCATGAGCgaaactgaaatgtttatagATATCAGAGTTGATCTATTTTAACAGCCTTGTGAACCGTAAGAGGCCGATGCAATTTGTAAAGGTTTTTGGcatttaataatgatattttttaaagtatcCTGGTGCTGAAATGATCATCACCCCCTTTCTGTTATAGACTCTAGGCATGTGTAATGTAATTGCAGTTGCACTTCTCTTTACAGGCAGCagacattacacactgcacctttaaataGCAATGCATCAGCAACACATCAacatgctgtttgtttttacactcGGCTGTTAATGAggaacaatcatcatcatcatcatcatcggaTCTGTGTAGTAACAAaattgtacatcacacactgtgaaaatattaaaatataaaatacatttccaataaataaataaatattcagggTGAAGCGTGTAGCATGTTTCTCCAAAGCTGTGTGTTCTGAATGCTCTGCTCATTCTTTtgtgtctgaaacacacacacacacacacacacacacagacacacacagattaatccTCTTTAATACTTCCCCTTTGTGGACTGCTAAATAATTCTTCACACTCAAACTTgatgtaagtgtaagtgtgtgtggatgcaggTATGATAAACACTCCAAAGTGTTCAGGGGAAGTGAATGAGTGTTGGGAACAGCACTGGGGATAAGAGTTAATGAATAGGGGTGCCATAAAtgctactttatttatttgttagtttatttgtttgtttgttattaccTGCAGGAGATGCTCTGTCACACTGCGCTGTTATACTTCTGCAGTTTGTCACTTTCATCAGCAGCACTGAATAGTGCTGCCTGGAAACTGTGCTGAGCTCGGTaactaacacacatacagacacaaagttagtgtggaggtgtgtgtgtgggtgtgtgtgtgtatgtgagagagagaggtcttaCTGCACACAGATGATGAGCAGGAGAGCGGAGCAGCTAATGATTGACAGAAcgactgtgatgatgatgagtgtgatgtgcagtgtgtCGTCATGATGATCTCGCTCCACAGACCCTATCTCTAACAGCTGGATACCACATCGCACACCGTCATACCCCTTCATACACCTGTCAATAAAATCGCACCTGCCAGTCAGATCAAAACCTGCCAATCAATTCAAACCTGTAAATCACATTATACAGCTGTCAATCATCTCACCTATAACAggtaaattatgtaaataaattagtgCACAAGTTAAACAACTAATTAAGCAAACATTAAgcataaattgtgtgtgtgcatttactTACACACAGACGGGCTCCTTTAAGTCATATAAGTAGGTGCAGTAGCCGTGGATGCAGTACTCTCTGTGGGAGGTGTGACAGGGATCAGGGGCGGAGCTGAGGTTTGCgatgtgggtggagctatgGGAGATACTGTAGACGGGGCTGTTGGTGAGATTCTGTGCAGGAgtgctgtttctctgtctcGCACTCAACTGGGCCTTATTCCTCTTTTTCCAACCATGTTTCTTGCGGCCACCTCGACCtaatacaagcacacacagattGTAACTCCAGTA includes these proteins:
- the areg gene encoding protransforming growth factor alpha is translated as MNLILLSSLLYLACSALISLASSTAHSAELGHVTVTSASGEGLQSALGEEPESEDGPSGLFTGAPLGRGRGGRKKHGWKKRNKAQLSARQRNSTPAQNLTNSPVYSISHSSTHIANLSSAPDPCHTSHREYCIHGYCTYLYDLKEPVCVCMKGYDGVRCGIQLLEIGSVERDHHDDTLHITLIIITVVLSIISCSALLLIICVHYRAQHSFQAALFSAADESDKLQKYNSAV